From a single Nicotiana tabacum cultivar K326 chromosome 8, ASM71507v2, whole genome shotgun sequence genomic region:
- the LOC107771326 gene encoding synaptotagmin-5-like isoform X1, with translation MSFILGVVIGITFGLAIIVAFVKSENARSKYRTELASGIAAFARMTVEDSRKIFTPEQYPSWVVFSNQQKLKWLNSHLEKIWPYVDEAASELVKSSVEPVLEQYRPVILASLKFSKFTLGTVAPQFTGISIIEDGSEGITMELEMQWDGNPSIILDIKTYVGVALPVQVKNIGFTGIFRLIFRPLVDEFPCFGAVCYSLRQKKKLDFTLKVVGGDMTAIPGLSDAIEGTIRDAIEDSITWPVRKVIPILPGDYSDLELKPTGVLEVKLIQAKELTNKDLIGKSDPFAVLYVRPIRDRMKKSKIINNDLNPIWNEHFEFVVEDPLTQHLVVKIYDDEGLQSAELLGCAHIRLNELEPGKVKDIWLKLVKDLEIQRDQKNRGEVHLELLYCPIGMKNGLTNPFSQTETMTSLERVLKNGAEGKETSPNGGEISKRREVIVRGVLSVTVISADDLPPADIGGKADPYAVLIMKKAQIKNKTRVVNESLNPVWNQTFDFVVEDGLHDMLIVEVWDHDTFGKDFMGKCILTLTRVLMEGEYKDTFELSESKSGKLNLHLKWNPQPLYRDSQ, from the exons atgtCATTTATTTTAGGGGTTGTGATTGGTATTACATTTGGACTTGCTATAATTGTTGCCTTTGTTAAATCAGAAAATGCAAGATCTAAATATCGTACTGAACTG GCGAGTGGAATTGCTGCATTTGCTAGAATGACAGTGGAGGATTCAAGAAAGATCTTTACACCAGAACAATATCCTTCTTGGGTTGTTTTCTCCAATCAGCAAAAG TTGAAGTGGCTTAATTCTCATCTTGAAAAGATTTGGCCGTATGTGGATGAG GCAGCATCAGAACTGGTAAAGTCTAGTGTGGAGCCAGTTTTGGAACAATATAGGCCTGTGATTTTGGCGTCgttaaaattttcaaagttcacTCTTGGTACAGTTGCTCCTCAATTCACAG GGATTTCTATTATTGAAGATGGAAGTGAGGGTATTACCATGGAATTAGAGATGCAATGGGATGGGAACCCAAGCATAATACTCGATATCAAGACTTATGTTGGTGTAGCATTACCAGTGCAG GTGAAAAACATTGGATTTACTGGTATTTTTAGGCTGATCTTCAGGCCACTTGTTGATGAGTTTCCTTGCTTTGGAGCTGTATGTTACTCTCTGAGGCAGAAG AAAAAGCTGGATTTTACGCTTAAAGTAGTTGGTGGTGACATGACAGCAATTCCTGGCCTTTCTGATGCAATTGAG GGAACCATCCGGGACGCTATTGAAGACTCTATCACATGGCCGGTTCGAAAAGTTATTCCCATTTTACCTGGGGATTATAG TGACCTTGAACTGAAGCCTACTGGAGTATTGGAGGTGAAACTTATTCAAGCAAAGGAGTTAACAAATAAAGACCTCATTGGAAAATCTGACCCTTTCGCTGTATTATACGTACGCCCTATACGAGATAGAATGAAGAAGAGCAAAATAATT AACAACGATTTGAACCCAATCTGGAATGAGCATTTTGAGTTCGTAGTTGAAGATCCGCTGACACAACACTTGGTGGTAAAAATCTACGACGATGAAGGTCTTCAGTCAGCTGAACTACTTGGATGTGCTCATATCCGTTTGAATGAGCTTGAGCCTGGTAAAGTAAAGGATATTTGGTTAAAGTTGGTGAAAGATTTGGAGATTCAGAGAGACCAGAAAAATAGGGGCGAG GTGCACTTGGAGCTATTGTATTGCCCTATTGGCATGAAGAATGGGTTAACTAATCCTTTTTCTCAGACTGAGACAATGACTTCATTAGAGAGAGTTCTTAAAAATGGGgcagaaggaaaagaaactagtCCTAATGGAGGTGAAATCAGCAAAAGAAGGGAAGTAATAGTACGAGGGGTACTTTCTGTTACTGTGATATCAGCTGATGACCTGCCCCCAGCTGATATAGGGGGGAAGGCTGACCCCTACGCCGTGCTGATTATGAAGAAGGCGCAAATCAAGAACAAAACCAGG GTCGTAAATGAAAGTCTAAATCCAGTTTGGAATCAGACTTTTGACTTTGTTGTTGAGGATGGATTACATGATATGCTAATTGTGGAAGTCTGGGACCATGACACATTTGGAAAG GATTTCATGGGAAAATGCATACTGACTTTAACAAGAGTTCTAATGGAAGGTGAATATAAAGACACCTTCGAATTATCCGAGTCTAAATCAGGGAAACTGAACTTGCATCTCAAATGGAACCCACAGCCATTATACAGAGACTCCCAGTGA
- the LOC107771325 gene encoding bifunctional purple acid phosphatase 26-like isoform X1 produces the protein MFFLDAVNHLIGVVEFLLLEIEESMLLHLFFSLSVFLLIDNGNAGITSSFIRNEWPSVDIPLDNEVFAVPKGYNAPQQVHITQGDYEGKAVLVSWITPDKPGPSQVRYGLSEGKYEFTAEGSVTNYTFYNYTSGYIHQCFLDGLQYDTKYYYEIGDGDSARKFWFETPPKVDPDASYKFGIIGDLGQTYNSLSTLQHYMDSGAKSVLFVGDLSYADRYKYHDVGVRWDTWGRFVEQSAAYQPWIWSAGNHEIEYMPYMGEVTPFKSYLYRYPTPYQASKSSSPLWYAIRRASAHIIVLSTYSPFVKYTPQWKWLREELKNVDREKTPWLIVLMHVPIYNTNVAHFMEGESMRSVFEGWFVEHKVDVIFAGHVHAYERSYRVSNIHYNVSSGDPYPVPDKAAPVYITVGDGGNQEGLASRFRDPQPDYSAFREASYGHSTLEIKNKTHALYHWNRNDDGKKVKIDSFVLHNQYWGSNHHRRKLNKNHLHSVILNRASTAQL, from the exons ATGTTCTTTCTTGATGCAGTGAATCATTTAATTGGTGTTGTTGAATTCTTGTTACTTGAGATTGAGGAGTCAATGTTGCTTCATCTCTTCTTTTCGTTGTCCGTCTTTTTATTGATAGACAACGGGAATGCTGGTATAACGAGTTCATTTATTCGTAATGAATGGCCATCTGTGGATATTCCTCTTGACAATGAAGTCTTTGCTGTTCCTAAGGGTTATAATGCTCCACAACAA GTGCATATAACACAGGGTGATTATGAAGGGAAGGCTGTCCTAGTTTCATGGATTACGCCTGATAAACCGGGGCCTAGTCAAGTACGTTACGGATTATCTGAAGGAAAATATGAATTTACAGCTGAGGGTTCAGTAACAAACTACACATTTTACAACTACACATCTGGCTATATACATCAGTGCTTTCTTGATGGCCTTCAG TATGACACAAAGTATTACTATGAAATTGGAGATGGTGACTCTGCTCGAAAGTTCTGGTTTGAAACTCCTCCAAAGGTTGATCCAGATGCTTCATACAAATTTGGAATCATAG GCGATCTAGGACAAACATATAACTCTCTTTCGACGCTTCAGCATTACATGGATAGTGGAGCGAAGAGCGTACTATTTGTAGGAGATCTCTCTTACGCGGACAGATATAAGTATCATGATGTTGGTGTCCGTTGGGATACATGGGGCCGCTTTGTTGAACAAAGTGCAGCATATCAACCTTGGATTTGGTCAGCCGGGAATCATGAGATAGAATATATGCCGTATATG GGGGAAGTAACTCCATTCAAGTCATATTTGTACAGATATCCTACACCTTATCAAGCTTCAAAAAGCAGTAGCCCACTTTGGTATGCTATTAGGAGGGCATCTGCTCACATAATTGTGCTATCAACCTATTCTCCTTTCG TGAAGTATACACCACAATGGAAGTGGCTGAGAGAGGAATTAAAGAATGTGGACAGAGAGAAGACTCCTTGGCTTATAGTTCTTATGCATGTTCCTATCTACAACACTAATGTAGCCCATTTTATGGAGGGTGAAAGTATGAGATCCGTATTCGAAGGATGGTTCGTTGAGCACAAAGTTGATGTAATCTTTGCCGGCCATGTCCACGCCTATGAACGATCA TATCGGGTATCAAATATACACTATAACGTCTCGAGTGGTGATCCTTATCCCGTACCAGATAAAGCAGCTCCAGTTTATATAACAGTTGGTGATGGAGGAAATCAAGAGGGTCTTGCTTCAAG ATTTAGAGATCCTCAACCAGATTATTCTGCATTCCGCGAAGCAAGTTATGGCCATTCTACGCTAGAGATTAAGAACAAAACACATGCATTATACCATTGGAACAGAAATGACGATGGAAAGAAAGTTAAAATCGACTCGTTCGTGTTACATAACCAGTACTG GGGAAGCAATCATCACAGGAGAAAGTTGAACAAAAATCATCTCCATTCAGTCATTTTAAACAGGGCTTCAACTGCACAACTATGA
- the LOC107771325 gene encoding bifunctional purple acid phosphatase 26-like isoform X2 — MLLHLFFSLSVFLLIDNGNAGITSSFIRNEWPSVDIPLDNEVFAVPKGYNAPQQVHITQGDYEGKAVLVSWITPDKPGPSQVRYGLSEGKYEFTAEGSVTNYTFYNYTSGYIHQCFLDGLQYDTKYYYEIGDGDSARKFWFETPPKVDPDASYKFGIIGDLGQTYNSLSTLQHYMDSGAKSVLFVGDLSYADRYKYHDVGVRWDTWGRFVEQSAAYQPWIWSAGNHEIEYMPYMGEVTPFKSYLYRYPTPYQASKSSSPLWYAIRRASAHIIVLSTYSPFVKYTPQWKWLREELKNVDREKTPWLIVLMHVPIYNTNVAHFMEGESMRSVFEGWFVEHKVDVIFAGHVHAYERSYRVSNIHYNVSSGDPYPVPDKAAPVYITVGDGGNQEGLASRFRDPQPDYSAFREASYGHSTLEIKNKTHALYHWNRNDDGKKVKIDSFVLHNQYWGSNHHRRKLNKNHLHSVILNRASTAQL, encoded by the exons ATGTTGCTTCATCTCTTCTTTTCGTTGTCCGTCTTTTTATTGATAGACAACGGGAATGCTGGTATAACGAGTTCATTTATTCGTAATGAATGGCCATCTGTGGATATTCCTCTTGACAATGAAGTCTTTGCTGTTCCTAAGGGTTATAATGCTCCACAACAA GTGCATATAACACAGGGTGATTATGAAGGGAAGGCTGTCCTAGTTTCATGGATTACGCCTGATAAACCGGGGCCTAGTCAAGTACGTTACGGATTATCTGAAGGAAAATATGAATTTACAGCTGAGGGTTCAGTAACAAACTACACATTTTACAACTACACATCTGGCTATATACATCAGTGCTTTCTTGATGGCCTTCAG TATGACACAAAGTATTACTATGAAATTGGAGATGGTGACTCTGCTCGAAAGTTCTGGTTTGAAACTCCTCCAAAGGTTGATCCAGATGCTTCATACAAATTTGGAATCATAG GCGATCTAGGACAAACATATAACTCTCTTTCGACGCTTCAGCATTACATGGATAGTGGAGCGAAGAGCGTACTATTTGTAGGAGATCTCTCTTACGCGGACAGATATAAGTATCATGATGTTGGTGTCCGTTGGGATACATGGGGCCGCTTTGTTGAACAAAGTGCAGCATATCAACCTTGGATTTGGTCAGCCGGGAATCATGAGATAGAATATATGCCGTATATG GGGGAAGTAACTCCATTCAAGTCATATTTGTACAGATATCCTACACCTTATCAAGCTTCAAAAAGCAGTAGCCCACTTTGGTATGCTATTAGGAGGGCATCTGCTCACATAATTGTGCTATCAACCTATTCTCCTTTCG TGAAGTATACACCACAATGGAAGTGGCTGAGAGAGGAATTAAAGAATGTGGACAGAGAGAAGACTCCTTGGCTTATAGTTCTTATGCATGTTCCTATCTACAACACTAATGTAGCCCATTTTATGGAGGGTGAAAGTATGAGATCCGTATTCGAAGGATGGTTCGTTGAGCACAAAGTTGATGTAATCTTTGCCGGCCATGTCCACGCCTATGAACGATCA TATCGGGTATCAAATATACACTATAACGTCTCGAGTGGTGATCCTTATCCCGTACCAGATAAAGCAGCTCCAGTTTATATAACAGTTGGTGATGGAGGAAATCAAGAGGGTCTTGCTTCAAG ATTTAGAGATCCTCAACCAGATTATTCTGCATTCCGCGAAGCAAGTTATGGCCATTCTACGCTAGAGATTAAGAACAAAACACATGCATTATACCATTGGAACAGAAATGACGATGGAAAGAAAGTTAAAATCGACTCGTTCGTGTTACATAACCAGTACTG GGGAAGCAATCATCACAGGAGAAAGTTGAACAAAAATCATCTCCATTCAGTCATTTTAAACAGGGCTTCAACTGCACAACTATGA
- the LOC107771326 gene encoding synaptotagmin-5-like isoform X2, with protein MVIQAASELVKSSVEPVLEQYRPVILASLKFSKFTLGTVAPQFTGISIIEDGSEGITMELEMQWDGNPSIILDIKTYVGVALPVQVKNIGFTGIFRLIFRPLVDEFPCFGAVCYSLRQKKKLDFTLKVVGGDMTAIPGLSDAIEGTIRDAIEDSITWPVRKVIPILPGDYSDLELKPTGVLEVKLIQAKELTNKDLIGKSDPFAVLYVRPIRDRMKKSKIINNDLNPIWNEHFEFVVEDPLTQHLVVKIYDDEGLQSAELLGCAHIRLNELEPGKVKDIWLKLVKDLEIQRDQKNRGEVHLELLYCPIGMKNGLTNPFSQTETMTSLERVLKNGAEGKETSPNGGEISKRREVIVRGVLSVTVISADDLPPADIGGKADPYAVLIMKKAQIKNKTRVVNESLNPVWNQTFDFVVEDGLHDMLIVEVWDHDTFGKDFMGKCILTLTRVLMEGEYKDTFELSESKSGKLNLHLKWNPQPLYRDSQ; from the exons ATGGTAATTCAGGCAGCATCAGAACTGGTAAAGTCTAGTGTGGAGCCAGTTTTGGAACAATATAGGCCTGTGATTTTGGCGTCgttaaaattttcaaagttcacTCTTGGTACAGTTGCTCCTCAATTCACAG GGATTTCTATTATTGAAGATGGAAGTGAGGGTATTACCATGGAATTAGAGATGCAATGGGATGGGAACCCAAGCATAATACTCGATATCAAGACTTATGTTGGTGTAGCATTACCAGTGCAG GTGAAAAACATTGGATTTACTGGTATTTTTAGGCTGATCTTCAGGCCACTTGTTGATGAGTTTCCTTGCTTTGGAGCTGTATGTTACTCTCTGAGGCAGAAG AAAAAGCTGGATTTTACGCTTAAAGTAGTTGGTGGTGACATGACAGCAATTCCTGGCCTTTCTGATGCAATTGAG GGAACCATCCGGGACGCTATTGAAGACTCTATCACATGGCCGGTTCGAAAAGTTATTCCCATTTTACCTGGGGATTATAG TGACCTTGAACTGAAGCCTACTGGAGTATTGGAGGTGAAACTTATTCAAGCAAAGGAGTTAACAAATAAAGACCTCATTGGAAAATCTGACCCTTTCGCTGTATTATACGTACGCCCTATACGAGATAGAATGAAGAAGAGCAAAATAATT AACAACGATTTGAACCCAATCTGGAATGAGCATTTTGAGTTCGTAGTTGAAGATCCGCTGACACAACACTTGGTGGTAAAAATCTACGACGATGAAGGTCTTCAGTCAGCTGAACTACTTGGATGTGCTCATATCCGTTTGAATGAGCTTGAGCCTGGTAAAGTAAAGGATATTTGGTTAAAGTTGGTGAAAGATTTGGAGATTCAGAGAGACCAGAAAAATAGGGGCGAG GTGCACTTGGAGCTATTGTATTGCCCTATTGGCATGAAGAATGGGTTAACTAATCCTTTTTCTCAGACTGAGACAATGACTTCATTAGAGAGAGTTCTTAAAAATGGGgcagaaggaaaagaaactagtCCTAATGGAGGTGAAATCAGCAAAAGAAGGGAAGTAATAGTACGAGGGGTACTTTCTGTTACTGTGATATCAGCTGATGACCTGCCCCCAGCTGATATAGGGGGGAAGGCTGACCCCTACGCCGTGCTGATTATGAAGAAGGCGCAAATCAAGAACAAAACCAGG GTCGTAAATGAAAGTCTAAATCCAGTTTGGAATCAGACTTTTGACTTTGTTGTTGAGGATGGATTACATGATATGCTAATTGTGGAAGTCTGGGACCATGACACATTTGGAAAG GATTTCATGGGAAAATGCATACTGACTTTAACAAGAGTTCTAATGGAAGGTGAATATAAAGACACCTTCGAATTATCCGAGTCTAAATCAGGGAAACTGAACTTGCATCTCAAATGGAACCCACAGCCATTATACAGAGACTCCCAGTGA